From Strix uralensis isolate ZFMK-TIS-50842 chromosome 1, bStrUra1, whole genome shotgun sequence, a single genomic window includes:
- the LOC141954818 gene encoding secreted Ly-6/uPAR-related protein 1-like — MKTLLVGLLLGLAYVELAHSLRCYTCKEPTDIAKCRTATLCPPKSTVCTTTLHSVETGYPFFGNITVTRSCEEECLSYDGIGATRPKSCCYTDLCTDDTRSSNGVRSSSAALGLMAMAVGVLLQCSL, encoded by the exons ATGAAGACACTTCTGGTTGGGCTCCTGCTTGGCCTGGCATACGTGGAGTTGG cCCACTCCTTACGATGTTACACATGCAAAGAACCAACGGACATTGCTAAGTGCAGAACAGCCACCCTGTGCCCCCCGAAATCCACCGTCTGCACAACAACGCTGCACTCTGTAGAGACAG GTTACCCCTTTTTCGGCAACATCACTGTGACTAGAAGCTGTGAGGAGGAATGCCTCTCCTACGATGGGATAGGGGCAACCAGACCCAAGTCATGCTGCTACACCGACCTCTGCACCGATGACACCAGGAGCAGCAACGGGGTGCGAAGCAGCTCTGCAGCGCTGGGTCTGATGGCCATGGCTGTTGGCGTGCTCCTCCAGTGCTCTCTGTAA
- the LOC141954826 gene encoding ly6/PLAUR domain-containing protein 2-like, which yields MKVFMSLLLVAIACMTFVLTLQCYTCQEPTAVDKCVTIQNCTKNETMCKTTMYSLEDVYPFVGVSTATKMCSSVCIPSDVDGIGMTRPVSCCYTDLCNTDGAASLRISFVPVGMIASSLCALLWTRL from the exons ATGAAGGTGTTTATGTCTCTTCTGTTGGTTGCCATCGCTTGCATGACGTTCG tGCTAACCTTGCAATGTTACACTTGCCAAGAACCTACTGCTGTTGATAAGTGCGTGACGATCCAGAACTGCACGAAGAATGAAACCATGTGCAAGACTACTATGTATTCCCTGGAGGACG TTTATCCCTTCGTGGGAGTCTCAACCGCCACCAAGATGTGCTCTTCCGTCTGCATCCCATCCGATGTGGATGGGATTGGCATGACACGCCCCGTCTCCTGCTGTTACACTGACTTGTGCAACACTGATGGCGCAGCTAGTTTGAGGATCAGCTTTGTGCCAGTTGGGATGATAGCAAGTTCCCtttgtgccctcctctggactaGACTGTGA